One genomic window of Mucilaginibacter sp. SJ includes the following:
- a CDS encoding ABC transporter permease/M1 family aminopeptidase: MAALIFTVFTFSTGSLPLGEKEHINAPYVLALWCSGITMMITLVSSSIMGTALYRDIEYNTKDYYLTYPITKAGYFWGRYLGSFVFMVLISTAVIIGAFIGTKLGPAMGWTDAKQYGPNSPIYYLHPFFTIGLPNVLFTSSLFFGLVAITRNVKVIYFGGILLFLFYFIALFFLNHINNPTVINLSDPFGLNGIRMQTNSSSTIEQNTTLFPVTGTFMLNRVLWGGIGIVIVLFTYFRFSFERFFSGRRDKAAIDEAGAKTKTQVTIKPDVSFTGKYNWNTLRNLVKVELLNIIRDNYFWIILISGSLFLGFVFWLGENRNGVPDFPRTVTLLAIFNEAFPFFIFFILMFYTGETLHRDRTTRYAFINDSLPPPNWILNGSKLITLLLIATGLSFIPMITGVVVQLLKDYHTLNLSAYFIYIGYILLPLLLEMVVFCYVVHVVINNKFAAHGIGVFLWVIVFFLRKTGTFDYNLLLYSYTPSSGISDMTGIGHMAAPISWFNLYWMLFAGLLIIVSGLFYYRGVTSSFKERLRLLPQRFNSSTALITVIVTIAFLAVGGWNYYNVSFLNSYLIKSENTARAVMYEKTLKKYEHLPLPKVTDIKMMVELYPDKQQVSTHALITITNKNKVAISQMLLDGDELTGYSLKTNGTLVPFTTPLLYPRGFFNWFRPKTDTADFRLYRFLKPLMPGDSLTLEISSEIVHKGFTNGMYAAALVNNGTFFNGGLPGLGYDEDDELSSPYERKKAGLPEKKEEEMQQNNPEGISTLKAGRAADLLKLDVTVGTLADQTAITPGRLVKNWQQNGRNYFHYVQDKPGMYMPMGIISEKLAVKKATVQLDHQVNIEVYYHPEHSINIDRYIAAYKDGLTYYSKVYGNYPFNDIRLVETSVYGPGDASMTTLDTYAEYFGWNADFRDPNSFDYCYASTARLLSQQWWRFQVAPNSTVGSLVVPEGLSNYDQLVMSEHKYGKDNMRYIVLDQLWYYLFIRRHLNENEHPLIEANQWFLWGGKASVALYGLRDLIGEDSLNVALREFKKAYAFKTDGPFAGANNLYQCLQKHVPDSLQYYLTDTWQKITLYDNRVVEASSQSTGNKNEYKVTLKLDIDKVWKDAKNNDIPALNMNDYIDIGIFGKQVQGAGNRMVSNTLYLKKYKLKRGLQQFSIIVKGEPASVGIDPFSKLIDRNPNDNIKDL; the protein is encoded by the coding sequence AGTGTTCACTTTTTCAACAGGCTCGTTACCACTGGGTGAAAAAGAGCACATTAATGCTCCTTATGTGCTTGCGTTGTGGTGCTCAGGTATCACTATGATGATTACGCTTGTAAGTTCATCAATCATGGGCACTGCCTTATACCGCGACATTGAATACAACACAAAAGATTATTACCTAACCTACCCTATCACCAAAGCAGGCTATTTCTGGGGCCGTTACCTGGGCTCGTTCGTTTTCATGGTCCTGATCTCAACAGCAGTTATCATTGGCGCCTTTATAGGCACCAAGCTTGGCCCCGCTATGGGATGGACAGATGCAAAGCAATACGGCCCCAATAGCCCCATTTACTACCTGCACCCGTTTTTCACCATTGGGCTGCCTAACGTTTTATTTACATCTTCCCTGTTTTTCGGACTTGTAGCCATCACCCGCAATGTAAAGGTCATTTACTTTGGCGGTATCCTGCTGTTCCTTTTTTACTTCATCGCGTTGTTTTTCCTCAACCACATTAACAACCCTACAGTAATAAACCTCAGTGATCCTTTTGGGCTTAACGGTATCAGGATGCAAACCAATTCTTCAAGCACCATTGAGCAAAATACTACCTTATTCCCGGTTACCGGTACGTTTATGCTCAACCGTGTATTATGGGGAGGTATCGGGATAGTTATTGTACTTTTCACTTATTTCAGGTTTAGCTTTGAACGCTTCTTTAGCGGCAGGCGCGATAAGGCAGCCATTGACGAGGCAGGTGCAAAAACTAAAACCCAGGTAACCATTAAACCTGATGTCAGCTTTACCGGCAAATACAATTGGAACACCTTACGCAACCTGGTAAAAGTTGAGCTATTGAACATTATCCGGGATAACTATTTCTGGATCATCTTAATAAGTGGCAGCTTGTTCCTCGGTTTTGTATTCTGGCTTGGCGAAAACCGGAATGGAGTGCCTGATTTTCCGCGTACCGTTACCTTGCTGGCCATCTTTAATGAAGCCTTCCCATTCTTCATTTTCTTTATCCTGATGTTTTACACCGGCGAAACCCTGCACCGCGACAGGACTACCCGATATGCCTTTATCAATGACTCCCTCCCGCCGCCAAACTGGATCCTGAACGGATCAAAGCTCATCACCTTATTATTGATAGCTACCGGCTTATCTTTTATCCCAATGATAACCGGCGTTGTTGTTCAATTATTAAAAGACTATCACACACTAAACCTATCGGCGTATTTTATCTATATAGGCTATATACTATTGCCTTTGTTACTGGAGATGGTGGTATTTTGTTATGTTGTACACGTTGTTATCAATAACAAATTTGCAGCCCATGGCATAGGTGTTTTTTTATGGGTGATTGTTTTCTTTTTGCGCAAAACGGGCACCTTTGATTATAACCTTCTGTTGTACTCATACACTCCGTCGTCGGGAATCTCTGATATGACCGGCATAGGCCACATGGCAGCGCCCATTAGCTGGTTCAACCTTTACTGGATGCTATTTGCAGGTTTGCTGATCATTGTTTCGGGATTATTTTATTACCGGGGGGTAACCTCATCTTTTAAAGAGCGATTGCGTTTATTGCCTCAGCGCTTTAACAGCAGCACAGCTTTGATCACCGTAATAGTGACTATAGCTTTTTTAGCTGTTGGTGGGTGGAATTATTATAACGTAAGTTTTTTAAACAGCTACCTTATCAAAAGTGAAAACACAGCAAGGGCAGTGATGTATGAAAAAACGCTGAAAAAGTACGAGCACCTTCCCCTGCCTAAAGTGACCGATATAAAAATGATGGTAGAGCTTTATCCCGATAAGCAACAGGTATCTACACATGCATTGATAACCATCACCAATAAAAACAAAGTTGCCATATCACAAATGCTGCTCGACGGTGATGAGCTTACTGGTTATTCGCTTAAAACCAATGGTACATTAGTTCCTTTTACCACTCCCCTGCTTTATCCCCGTGGATTTTTTAACTGGTTCAGACCAAAGACAGACACTGCCGACTTCCGCTTATACCGGTTCTTAAAGCCGCTAATGCCGGGCGATTCATTAACATTAGAGATCAGTTCAGAAATAGTGCATAAGGGATTTACCAACGGCATGTATGCTGCTGCCCTCGTTAATAACGGCACATTTTTTAACGGGGGATTGCCCGGCCTGGGGTATGATGAAGATGATGAGTTAAGCAGCCCTTACGAACGCAAAAAAGCCGGTTTGCCCGAAAAAAAGGAAGAAGAAATGCAGCAAAATAATCCCGAAGGTATCAGCACCTTGAAAGCAGGAAGAGCGGCTGACCTTTTGAAATTGGATGTAACAGTTGGCACCCTGGCCGATCAAACCGCTATCACCCCCGGACGGCTCGTAAAAAACTGGCAGCAGAACGGCCGTAATTATTTCCATTATGTGCAGGATAAACCGGGCATGTACATGCCAATGGGTATCATATCCGAAAAACTGGCTGTTAAAAAGGCTACCGTTCAATTAGATCATCAGGTAAATATTGAAGTTTATTACCACCCGGAACACAGCATTAATATCGACAGGTATATTGCGGCATATAAAGATGGCTTAACTTATTACAGCAAGGTTTACGGCAACTACCCGTTCAATGACATCCGCCTGGTGGAGACATCTGTTTACGGCCCGGGAGATGCCTCCATGACCACCCTGGATACATATGCCGAATATTTTGGCTGGAATGCCGACTTCAGGGACCCAAACAGTTTTGATTATTGTTATGCCAGTACTGCAAGATTGTTGTCGCAGCAGTGGTGGCGTTTCCAGGTGGCGCCAAACAGCACGGTAGGCAGTTTAGTAGTTCCCGAAGGTTTGTCAAACTATGATCAACTGGTAATGTCAGAACATAAATATGGCAAGGATAACATGCGTTATATTGTTTTAGACCAGTTATGGTATTACCTGTTTATCAGGCGGCACCTTAATGAAAACGAACATCCTTTAATTGAAGCCAACCAATGGTTTTTATGGGGAGGCAAAGCAAGCGTGGCATTGTACGGTTTACGTGACCTGATTGGCGAAGACAGCCTCAATGTTGCGCTGCGCGAATTTAAAAAGGCATATGCTTTTAAAACAGATGGCCCGTTTGCCGGAGCCAATAACCTTTACCAATGTCTCCAAAAGCATGTACCCGATTCGCTGCAGTATTACCTTACCGATACCTGGCAAAAGATCACACTATATGATAACAGGGTAGTTGAAGCAAGCAGTCAATCCACAGGTAATAAAAATGAATATAAAGTTACGTTAAAGCTTGATATTGATAAAGTTTGGAAGGACGCCAAAAACAATGATATCCCGGCCTTAAACATGAACGACTATATAGATATCGGAATCTTCGGTAAGCAGGTCCAGGGTGCAGGTAACCGTATGGTAAGTAACACTTTATACCTTAAAAAGTATAAGCTTAAACGCGGGTTACAGCAATTTAGCATTATTGTTAAAGGCGAACCTGCTTCTGTAGGCATCGACCCGTTTAGCAAACTGATTGACAGGAACCCTAATGATAACATCAAAGACCTTTAA
- a CDS encoding alpha-L-fucosidase, protein MYKKYLFFLLLFGCIQRVLAQNDLVKDDNASNYNLNKPERELWLKNTGLGLFIHFSMDSQLGVVISHSLVGASDDYVNRYFNELPKTFDPYKFDPHQIATLAKLAGMKYIVFTTKHHSGFCMWDTKTTGFNITHTPYKKDLLKEFIDATREAGLQVGFYFSPEDFNFLRDHHIPISRTDVKMDAQTRHEYDEYTRKQCEELMTRYGKIDVLFIDGDPKEVVKQTCWKLQPDLLITRGAIKTPEQIMPGAMINEPWLSCITMGTAWGYQPTNERYKSGSQLIGLLIEARAKGGSLLLNVGPKPDGALPIEQEERLREMSAWYFVNRECIDSVRSWVISKEGDTWFTAKNGHTLYAIVTNAADWKEGARKTFLIRSAIATNQTQVSVLGQNSKVIEYKTDDVSCRYKQTDKGLEVSVVKAQRIYDDHRWPNPVVVKLENVDPVFKEAAIVETGAGSKIKTGAILKGRISNYKNILAKRARFDYRPYHGQVETLYAGKWTAGTWVNIKNDGTFEATLSLKTDYEYKAVVEQANVEIEGENKLFKP, encoded by the coding sequence ATGTATAAGAAATACCTTTTTTTCCTGCTGCTGTTTGGTTGTATTCAGCGCGTATTGGCACAAAATGATTTGGTTAAGGATGATAATGCAAGTAATTATAACCTGAACAAACCCGAGCGCGAACTTTGGCTTAAAAATACCGGTTTAGGTTTATTTATTCATTTTAGTATGGATAGCCAATTGGGCGTGGTGATCAGTCACTCGCTGGTTGGTGCAAGCGATGATTATGTGAACCGGTATTTTAATGAGCTGCCAAAAACTTTTGATCCCTACAAATTCGACCCGCACCAGATAGCGACGCTGGCCAAACTGGCCGGGATGAAATACATTGTATTCACCACCAAACACCATTCTGGTTTTTGTATGTGGGATACCAAAACAACAGGTTTTAACATCACTCATACACCATACAAAAAAGACCTGTTAAAGGAGTTTATTGACGCCACCCGCGAAGCCGGCTTGCAGGTAGGTTTCTATTTTTCGCCCGAGGATTTTAACTTTCTTCGTGATCATCATATCCCTATAAGTCGTACCGATGTTAAGATGGATGCCCAAACCCGCCATGAATATGACGAATACACCCGGAAGCAATGCGAGGAACTGATGACCCGCTATGGTAAAATAGATGTACTTTTTATAGATGGCGATCCGAAAGAAGTGGTAAAGCAAACCTGCTGGAAATTACAGCCGGATTTGCTGATAACCCGCGGCGCTATCAAAACTCCCGAACAGATCATGCCCGGGGCTATGATCAATGAACCATGGCTGTCATGCATCACTATGGGTACGGCATGGGGCTATCAGCCAACTAATGAGCGTTATAAATCGGGTAGCCAGTTAATAGGGTTATTGATTGAGGCGAGAGCAAAAGGCGGGTCGCTGTTGTTGAACGTTGGCCCGAAGCCTGATGGCGCTTTGCCCATCGAACAGGAGGAACGGTTACGGGAAATGTCGGCCTGGTATTTTGTTAACCGTGAATGTATCGACAGTGTGCGAAGTTGGGTGATCAGCAAGGAAGGCGACACCTGGTTTACCGCTAAAAACGGGCATACACTTTATGCCATAGTTACCAATGCTGCTGATTGGAAGGAGGGAGCCCGTAAAACTTTCCTGATCCGTTCGGCCATCGCAACTAATCAGACTCAAGTAAGCGTATTAGGGCAAAATAGTAAGGTTATTGAATATAAAACCGACGATGTAAGCTGCAGGTACAAACAGACCGATAAGGGGCTTGAAGTATCTGTTGTTAAAGCACAGCGTATTTATGACGATCACCGCTGGCCCAACCCGGTAGTGGTCAAATTGGAAAATGTTGATCCTGTTTTTAAAGAAGCTGCCATAGTTGAAACCGGCGCAGGTTCAAAAATAAAAACCGGCGCAATTTTAAAAGGGAGAATTTCGAACTACAAAAACATTTTGGCAAAGAGGGCCAGGTTTGATTACCGCCCTTACCACGGACAGGTTGAAACGCTGTATGCAGGTAAGTGGACAGCCGGCACCTGGGTAAATATTAAAAATGATGGCACTTTTGAAGCTACACTCTCTTTAAAAACAGATTACGAATACAAAGCTGTAGTTGAACAGGCTAATGTTGAAATTGAAGGAGAGAACAAATTATTTAAGCCATAA
- a CDS encoding SusD/RagB family nutrient-binding outer membrane lipoprotein, which yields MKRHLTKYIYCLLIMPGIIATQSCTKNFDTLNINPDASSKAVPQYIFTKSQYDGTARMLDLLLGTMQYTTSFNDVAGFGSKYVLSQSPQSAAAFSNAYPNEINELVEVLKAVGTDASQVNLQAEARIWKVYCFSRLTDLYGDIPYSQAAQGYNQAIYKPAYDAQKDIYADLLKELDQAAQSLDASKTTFGSADLIYGGNTVKWKKFAYSLMLRCAMRMTKVDIAQAQTWAAKAIAGGVILDDADVAKVAYVGAGQDINKNPLALDLYNNDYIAGNGSTNTEGGKYQDVFINYLKTNKDPRLAVVSVVWNSGVADTTSAIQKGMSSGLNAKPADFVTYSEPNPKTILLLNSPRLVFTAAESYFLLSEAAARGWYTAATAESLYQNGIAASMRQWSIIAGSAGTITSAQINSYINAHPFNTGGTLDQKMAQIYTQFWVGIFPDAQEVFASYRRTGYPALVPNNYVGNATGGKIFRRMLYPVGEQNLNAASYAAAIARQGPDDFLTRMWWDKQ from the coding sequence ATGAAAAGACATTTAACCAAATATATTTATTGCTTACTGATAATGCCCGGCATTATCGCCACACAATCGTGTACCAAAAACTTTGATACGCTAAACATCAACCCTGATGCATCATCAAAAGCGGTACCACAGTATATTTTTACCAAGTCCCAGTATGATGGTACGGCCCGTATGCTTGATCTTTTGCTGGGTACCATGCAATACACCACGAGCTTTAATGATGTGGCCGGTTTTGGATCAAAATATGTATTGAGCCAAAGCCCGCAGTCGGCGGCAGCTTTCAGCAATGCTTACCCCAATGAGATCAACGAACTGGTTGAGGTTTTAAAAGCGGTTGGCACCGACGCTTCGCAGGTAAACCTGCAGGCCGAAGCGCGGATCTGGAAAGTGTATTGCTTTAGCAGGCTTACCGATCTTTATGGAGATATTCCCTATTCGCAGGCTGCACAGGGCTATAACCAGGCGATATATAAACCCGCTTATGATGCGCAAAAAGATATCTATGCCGATTTATTGAAGGAGCTTGACCAGGCAGCCCAAAGCCTTGATGCAAGCAAAACAACCTTTGGTTCGGCCGATTTGATTTATGGTGGCAATACCGTAAAGTGGAAAAAGTTTGCTTATTCCCTCATGCTCAGGTGTGCCATGCGCATGACCAAGGTTGATATCGCTCAAGCACAAACCTGGGCTGCAAAAGCTATAGCGGGCGGCGTTATTTTGGATGATGCCGATGTTGCCAAAGTAGCTTACGTTGGCGCGGGTCAGGATATTAACAAAAATCCTTTGGCGCTTGATCTTTATAACAATGATTATATTGCAGGTAACGGCAGTACCAATACCGAAGGCGGCAAGTACCAGGATGTATTTATCAATTATCTGAAAACCAATAAGGATCCTCGCCTGGCTGTAGTATCTGTAGTGTGGAACAGTGGCGTGGCTGATACCACTTCGGCTATTCAAAAAGGTATGTCGTCGGGCCTTAATGCCAAGCCTGCGGATTTTGTAACTTATTCGGAACCAAATCCTAAAACCATATTGCTGCTAAACTCGCCCCGGTTGGTTTTTACAGCAGCCGAAAGCTATTTCCTGTTATCTGAAGCTGCGGCGAGGGGCTGGTACACTGCTGCTACTGCCGAATCATTGTACCAAAACGGTATAGCAGCGTCAATGCGCCAATGGAGCATTATTGCAGGCAGTGCGGGCACAATTACTTCGGCCCAGATCAACTCATACATTAACGCGCACCCTTTTAATACAGGTGGCACGCTTGATCAGAAAATGGCGCAAATCTATACCCAGTTTTGGGTTGGTATATTTCCTGATGCGCAGGAGGTTTTTGCAAGCTACAGGCGCACCGGTTACCCCGCACTTGTACCAAATAATTATGTTGGTAATGCCACAGGCGGTAAAATATTCAGGCGGATGTTATATCCTGTTGGCGAGCAAAACCTTAACGCGGCATCATATGCCGCTGCAATTGCGCGCCAGGGACCGGATGATTTTTTAACCAGGATGTGGTGGGATAAACAATAA
- a CDS encoding SusC/RagA family TonB-linked outer membrane protein — protein sequence MRKLDSSNFLRCCCFLMVLLGRSAYGYAQMALTSNNRVHARSFNYPASQATESKMLLKDALENLKKQFNVQIAYQEGLLDNKFIPASLFNNAKQLTLDDNLRQLLSAFQLEYRKINESQISIFATKEITSNTTVAAVVLTGKVLDANDSQPVIGASVYLKNDNKVGTTTDVSGNFKLLIPDKYSGKSITLVIAFVGYVQEEVAVTDASAPIQIKLKQNNSTLNEVVVTALGISKQKKSLGYSVTEVKGQEFTQARENNVANALSGKVAGVNAAGLSTGPGGSSRVVIRGNGGLAGDNQPLYVVNGMPIDNSVPGGAATVNGITNNVDRGDGIAAINPDDIESISVLKGGTAAALYGSRAANGVILITTKKGRIQKGVGVEFNSTATYDNVAVFPDYQYEYGQGDGGVKPTTLAAAQASGRRSWGSKIDGSTDYVAADGLTHPYSAQKNNLKNYYQTGSTYTNSLAFLGGNEAFTYRFSAADLNSKGILPGTTYDRKTFNLALNGKLSDKLSIEALAQYNIETGHNRTGAGDALGNPNWTPLEVANTVDVRWLKPGYDALGNEQIWNDASIASNGYFVINKYKEDDVKNRFIGQGSVIYSPIKNLTFKATISRDFFNYNYTNILPTGTLYIPNGQYAGIKSDVAETNELATVNYKTKIVSDLNVNVLGGVNSRKNTTNQLTFNGSQFTIPYFYSFTNLAVSSTTPYNAKIVTNSVFGSADFDYKSLVFLSFTGRKDWFSTLSPKSNSIFYPSIGGSFILSDAVKLPEFFNLAKLRASWAQVGGGAPDPYVINLTYSNVPSAGQPLQNVTSNNITNNNLKPYTSTTFEGGFELQMLKSRLSLDVTLYDRKTTNDIVNTAISSTSGYNNVILNVGEVSNRGIEVLLNGTPVKTHNFTWNASYNVAYNDNKVVKLAPGLNTIQLATSVGNWDILDNIEGKPFGMLVGTRMQRDANGTVVFNATTGLPVQTPLQQLGKSVAPLTMGLTNEFRYKRISLSFLVDGKFGNKVFSVMEVYATRLGLMKSTLPGRENGLVLNGVDQTGAPYTRTVPVSGLRSYYDNYKTYSELFLHDGSFVKLRQVILSYALPTSLLNKVKIQSASVSFVARNLWTIYKQTDNFDPEQSFTNSNAQGFESIGLPRTRSLGVNLAVKF from the coding sequence ATGCGAAAACTCGACTCATCAAATTTTTTAAGATGTTGCTGTTTCCTGATGGTGTTGCTTGGCCGGTCGGCGTATGGCTATGCCCAAATGGCATTAACCAGCAACAACAGGGTACATGCCCGGAGCTTCAATTACCCGGCATCACAGGCTACCGAAAGTAAGATGCTTTTGAAGGATGCACTTGAAAACCTCAAAAAGCAATTCAATGTACAAATTGCTTACCAGGAAGGTTTGCTTGACAATAAATTTATACCGGCAAGCTTATTTAACAACGCTAAACAGCTCACACTTGATGATAACCTCAGGCAATTGCTGTCGGCATTTCAGCTTGAATATCGTAAGATCAATGAAAGCCAGATTTCCATATTCGCCACAAAAGAAATTACCTCCAACACAACTGTTGCAGCAGTTGTGTTAACAGGTAAAGTGCTTGATGCTAACGATAGCCAGCCCGTTATTGGTGCATCAGTTTATTTGAAGAACGATAACAAGGTTGGTACTACAACTGATGTGTCAGGTAACTTTAAATTGCTTATTCCCGACAAGTATTCGGGCAAATCAATAACCCTGGTAATTGCCTTTGTTGGCTATGTTCAGGAAGAAGTTGCGGTAACTGACGCTTCGGCTCCTATCCAGATCAAACTGAAACAAAACAACAGTACTTTAAATGAGGTTGTGGTTACCGCCCTCGGTATCAGCAAGCAAAAAAAATCATTAGGTTATTCGGTTACCGAAGTGAAGGGCCAGGAATTTACCCAGGCCCGCGAAAATAACGTAGCCAATGCGCTTAGCGGTAAAGTGGCGGGTGTTAACGCAGCAGGTTTATCAACCGGTCCGGGTGGTTCAAGCCGGGTGGTAATCAGGGGTAACGGTGGGCTTGCAGGCGATAACCAGCCTTTATATGTGGTAAATGGTATGCCTATTGATAACAGCGTACCCGGCGGTGCTGCTACAGTTAACGGTATTACCAATAACGTTGACCGCGGCGACGGTATAGCAGCCATAAACCCCGACGATATCGAATCGATTAGTGTACTTAAAGGCGGTACGGCAGCGGCGCTTTATGGTTCACGGGCAGCAAATGGTGTTATTTTGATAACTACCAAGAAAGGCCGGATTCAGAAAGGAGTAGGGGTTGAGTTTAACTCGACAGCTACCTATGATAATGTTGCTGTATTCCCCGATTACCAGTATGAGTACGGGCAGGGCGACGGCGGCGTAAAGCCAACCACGCTGGCCGCCGCACAAGCAAGCGGCAGGCGCTCATGGGGATCAAAAATTGACGGCTCAACCGATTATGTAGCGGCCGACGGGCTTACCCATCCTTATTCGGCACAGAAAAATAACCTTAAAAATTATTATCAAACCGGCAGCACTTATACCAACAGCCTTGCTTTTTTAGGCGGTAACGAAGCTTTCACCTACAGGTTTTCGGCTGCTGATCTGAACAGTAAAGGTATTTTACCGGGCACTACTTATGATCGTAAAACCTTTAACCTTGCCCTGAATGGCAAATTGAGCGATAAGTTATCGATTGAAGCATTAGCGCAGTATAACATTGAAACCGGCCATAACCGTACCGGTGCTGGTGATGCCCTGGGTAACCCCAACTGGACCCCGCTTGAGGTAGCCAACACGGTTGACGTTCGCTGGCTTAAACCGGGTTATGATGCTTTGGGTAACGAACAGATCTGGAACGATGCATCTATCGCGTCAAACGGATATTTTGTGATCAATAAATACAAGGAAGATGACGTGAAGAACCGTTTTATTGGCCAGGGATCAGTTATTTACTCGCCCATAAAAAACCTTACTTTCAAAGCCACCATCAGCCGCGACTTTTTCAATTACAACTATACCAATATCTTGCCAACCGGTACATTGTATATACCCAATGGCCAGTATGCAGGCATCAAATCGGATGTAGCTGAAACCAATGAGCTGGCAACGGTTAATTACAAGACTAAGATCGTCAGCGATTTAAATGTAAATGTTTTGGGTGGCGTAAACAGTCGTAAAAACACAACAAACCAGTTAACGTTTAATGGTTCGCAATTTACTATTCCATATTTTTACAGCTTTACTAACCTCGCGGTTTCATCAACTACACCATACAATGCCAAAATTGTAACCAATTCGGTTTTTGGTTCGGCCGATTTTGATTACAAGAGCCTCGTGTTCCTGTCATTCACCGGCAGGAAGGATTGGTTTTCAACACTGAGTCCTAAAAGTAATAGTATCTTTTACCCAAGTATAGGCGGTAGTTTTATCCTGTCGGACGCGGTTAAACTCCCTGAGTTTTTTAACCTTGCCAAACTGCGCGCCTCATGGGCACAGGTAGGCGGCGGAGCCCCCGATCCGTATGTGATTAACCTTACTTACAGTAACGTACCAAGCGCCGGGCAGCCGCTGCAAAACGTAACCAGTAATAACATTACCAATAACAACCTTAAACCCTATACTTCAACTACGTTTGAAGGTGGCTTTGAGTTACAGATGCTTAAGAGCCGCTTAAGTTTGGATGTGACATTGTATGATCGTAAAACAACCAACGATATTGTAAATACCGCTATTTCTTCAACATCGGGCTATAATAATGTGATCCTGAACGTTGGGGAGGTAAGCAACAGGGGTATTGAGGTATTGTTGAATGGTACGCCTGTAAAAACACACAACTTTACCTGGAACGCGAGCTATAATGTGGCTTATAATGATAACAAAGTAGTTAAACTGGCTCCTGGTCTTAATACTATCCAACTCGCTACTTCGGTGGGTAACTGGGATATTTTAGATAACATTGAAGGTAAACCTTTTGGTATGCTGGTAGGTACCCGCATGCAAAGGGATGCTAATGGTACTGTAGTATTTAATGCCACAACAGGTTTACCGGTACAAACCCCGCTGCAACAGTTAGGTAAAAGCGTTGCCCCGCTTACTATGGGTTTAACCAACGAATTCAGGTATAAAAGAATTTCGTTAAGCTTTTTGGTTGATGGTAAGTTTGGTAACAAGGTGTTTTCGGTTATGGAAGTGTACGCCACCCGTTTGGGCTTAATGAAATCAACATTGCCGGGAAGGGAAAACGGCTTAGTATTGAACGGTGTTGATCAAACGGGCGCTCCTTATACACGTACAGTGCCGGTAAGTGGCTTAAGATCATATTACGATAATTACAAAACGTATTCCGAACTGTTTTTGCATGATGGAAGCTTTGTTAAACTTCGCCAGGTTATCCTGTCATATGCGCTTCCAACAAGTCTTTTAAACAAAGTTAAGATCCAGTCGGCCAGTGTATCCTTCGTGGCCCGGAACCTTTGGACTATCTACAAGCAGACAGACAATTTTGATCCGGAGCAAAGCTTTACCAACAGTAATGCCCAGGGATTTGAGTCTATCGGCTTACCGCGTACACGTTCACTTGGTGTAAACCTGGCTGTTAAGTTTTAA